A stretch of DNA from Henriciella sp. AS95:
CTTGATCGCGCTCGAGAGACCTGAGCGAAGACCCGTTTCCAGATAGTCGACGGTCTGGCGCTTCTGCGCGATCAAAGTTTCGAGGCGTGGAAGACGAGACGCGCGGAGCCGGTCCCGGTCATGCCGAACGCGGCGGGCCAGCGCCCGCTTCAGGCTCTGCTCACGGTCTTCAATGGCGATGAGGAGATCCGATCGCACGGGCACGGCGATTTCCGCGGCGCCTGTTGGCGTCGGTGCCCGGGCATCGGAAACGAAATCGATCAGCGTCGTATCTGTTTCGTGGCCGACCGCAGAGATAAGCGGAATCTCGCTTTCAAAGGCGGCGCGGACGACATTTTCTTCATTGAATGGCCAAAGGTCCTCGATCGATCCACCGCCTCGTCCGACGATGAGAACATCGGGACGGTCGGCTTCAGGCAACGCGTTGAACCCACGAATGCCGGCTTCGATCTGCGAAGCGGCCTTGTCGCCCTGAACCAGCGCTGGCCAGAGAATGACGCGCACCGGGAAGCGCTCACGTATGCGATGCAGGATATCTCGGATGACGGCACCTGTCGGGCTTGTCACCACACCAACGGTTTGCGGCAGGTACGGCAGCGCTTTCTTATGCCGCTCGTCAAACAGGCCTTCGGCGGCGAATTTCTTCTTGCGCTCTTCGAGCAGCGCCATCAGCGCACCCGCCCCGGCAGGGCGCATGAAATCCGCAATCATCTGATAGTTGGACCGGCCAGCATAGATAGAGAGCCGGCCTTCGGCGACGATTTCCAGGCCCTCTTCAGGCTTGAAGGGGAGGCGTTGCACCGAGCCTTTCCACATCACTGTGTTCAGAACAGCCTTGTCGTCCTTGATGTCGGCATACATGTGGCCGGACCGGGCGATGGTGACGCGGCCGAGTTCACCGCGCACGCGCACATGATCGAAATTGGTTTCGATGGTGCGTTTCAGGTTTGCGGCGAGTTCCGAGACGCTTAGCTCGGCGATGTTGGATGGTGCCTCTTCGGACATCGGGCCTAGCTTTCACCCTGGTCCGAATTGCGCGGCGTATCGGACGCGGCGACGGCTGTGCGCGCTTTCAGCTCACCCGAAATGCGGGTCATCATGAAGGTGCCCGTCCAGTCGGATGGGTCATCAAAGAACCAGACGCCGCTGATGAGGCAGCAATCGGCATCGACGTCGCCATGATAGCGCAGCATGAAAGGTTCGCCGCTCTCATCATCCAGAGCGATTTTCGTGAAGTGAACGTCGAGGCCCTGCCGATAGCCCGTAATGCGGGCTTCATACTCAGCGATATCCTGCTCTTCAGTCAGATTTTCTTCGAGGATCGAGCCTGTGACCTTGCCGCCTTCTTCCTTGATCCATGCGGTAAACATGACGGCATCATCGGTGAGGTCATAGGCGTAGAAGCCTGTCCAGAGCCCGCTCAGATCTTTTGTCTGGCGGCGTTTGGGGGGACTGTTTGCCATAGGGGTACCTTGCCCTGCGAGAAGCGGGGCTAGCAAGCCCAATTGTGAGCTTGACAGGGGGAAAGCTCTCGATTCCCTGCAAAAGCCCAATGATGACAGGCCAGAGCGCAGATTGGGGCTTGATCAAACAGGGCCGGGCGTTCATCTCCCAGCTTATGAAAATACTCCTTCTTGGTTCCGGTGGCCGCGAGCATTCGCTGGCCTGGAAAATCGCCCAGTCCCCGCTCGTCGACGAAGTTTTCTGTGCGCCGGGTAATCCCGGCATGGACAAGATCGGACCTTGCTTCGATCTTGACCCGACGGATCTGAAAGCCGTTCAGGAACTCGCGCTTCAGATTGTGCCGGATCTCATCATCATTGGCCCGGAAGGGCCGCTGGCCGCAGGCGTGAGCGACGCCTTGCGCGCGCGGGGGTTCGACGTGCTCGGGCCGAGCCAGACAGCGGCGCAGCTGGAAAGCTCCAAGGGCTTCGCCAAGGACCTCATGAAGAAGTATGGCGTGCCGACCGCCGCCTATGGACGCTTCACTGATCTGACCGATGCGCTGGAATACCTCGAACAGATGAGTGCGCCTTATGTCATCAAGGCCGATGGCCTGGCAGCGGGCAAGGGTGTCGTGATTGCCCAGACGCTCGAGGAAGCCGAAAACACGGTCGAGGAATTCATGACCGGCAAGTTTGGAGAGGCCTCCACCGAAGTCGTCATTGAAGAATTCATGGACGGCGAAGAAGCGTCTGTGTTCGTGATGACGGACGGCGAAGGCGCCATCTATCTTCCGGTGGCTCAAGACCATAAACGCGTGGGCGATGGTGATACCGGGCCGAACACAGGCGGTATGGGCGCCTATGCGCCTGCGCCAATTGTCGATGCCCGTACGCTGGAACTGGTGCAGACGCTGATCGTCGAGCCGCTGCTGTCGGGCATGGCTGAGGATGATATGCCCTATCAGGGCGTTCTCTATGTCGGCATCATGGTGACGCCCTCCGGCCCTAAAGTGGTGGAGTTCAATGCGCGCTTCGGTGATCCGGAATGCCAGGTTTTGATGGCGGGCCTTCCGGGCGACATCGTGCCGGCCTTGCTTGTCTGCGCGACCGGTGGGCTGGTCTCCAGTCATGCGGCGCTGTGCGACATGATGGGGCTCACCGAGTTCAAGCCAAGCGCGGTGGTTGTCATGGCGGCCAAGGGTTATCCCGGAAAGGCCGAGAAAGGCTCGGTCATTGCGGGCGTCGACAAGGCTGACGGCATTGACGGCGTGACGGTATTTCATGCCGGCACCGACATGAATGAGAAGGGCGAGCTTCTTGCCTCCGGCGGAAGGGTTCTGGGCGTTACCGCGACAGGCAATGATCTGAAGCAGGCTGTGGACCGTGCTTATCAGGGCGTCGGGGCAATCGAATGGCCCGAAGGATTCTACCGCAAGGACATTGCTCACCGAGCGCTAAAAAAAGCGTAATCTGGCGGCTCGGCAGGCAACCAAGCGGCGGGCAATCCGTTTCTTCTTCACTGATATGAAGGAGAAACCTCATGACTAACAAGAATATCGATGCCCTTAACGACGTGACCAAAACGCTGATCGATAGCCAGAAAGGCTATGAGAAAGTGTGCGCCATGTCTGATGACAGCTATGCGCTTCGCGGCAAGTTCCAATCGTTGGCGGCCGAGCGGGCCGATCTGATCCAGAGTTTCCAGAATCAGGTCCGTTCCTTTGGCGGCGAACCGGAAACCTCCGGCGGCACAGGCGGCTCGCTTCACAGGGCCTGGGCCGACTTTACGTCGCTCTTCCAGGACGATGAGCACGCCGCTCTGGAGGCCGTTGAAGGCGGCGAAGAACACCTCGCCAAGGAAGCGGCGTCCAAGCTGGAAGACAAGGATTTGGACATGGTGACCCGCGAGCTGCTTCAGCGCGCTCAAGCGTCGGCCTGCTACGGCGAACGCTTCGCTGAAATGGCTGAAGACGCTCGGAGCTAATCCAGTCATACAAAAACATGAACGGCCACTCTCATCAGGGTGGCCGTTTTGCTGTCTCGCGTTCAAATGCGGGAGGCGGCCGACCCATTCATTGTGGCGATTTGACCTTGCGAAAAGCTTGTCCGCGTGACTGCACGCGCTAGGGTGCGCCCCGAAAAGGTATTGCAGGGAGTAGAGCATGTCAGAGGCCGAAAACGCGCAGGAAATGTTTACGGGCACCAAGGAGGTCGCCGAGAGTCACAAGTTCGACGAGAGCAAGCTCGCGCAATGGATGGAAGCGAATGTCGAGGGCTATGAAGGGCCCCTGACCGTCAAGCAGTTCAAGGGTGGTCAGTCGAACCCGACCTACAAACTCTTCACGCCGGGCAAGACCTATGTGTTGCGCCGTAAACCGCCTGGCAAGCTATTGCCATCGGCGCATGCGGTTGACCGAGAGTTCCGCGTCATCAACGCGCTTTATCCGACGGGATTCCCTGTTGCTCGCCCATATGGTCTCTGTACGGATGAAAGTGTCATCGGCACAATCTTCTATGTGATGGACTGCGTGGACGGACGAATCCTTTGGGACGGGACGCTACCGGAGTATGAGCCAGCGATGCGGCGGAAGATTTACGAAGCCAAGGTCAAGACGTTCGCCGATCTTCATAATACGGATTGGCGGGCGATTGGCCTGGAAGGCTTCGGCAAGGAAGGCGACTATGTTGCGCGCCAGATTCACAGGTGGACGAAGCAGTACAAGGCGTCGGAAACCGAACATGTCGAAGATATGGAGAAGCTGATCGAATGGCTGCCGAAGAATATCCCGCCGGGCGATACGACGACGATTGTCCATGGTGACTACCGGCTGGATAATATGGTGCTGCACCCGACCGAGCCGAAAGTGATTGCCGTGCTGGACTGGGAGCTGTCCACGCTCGGTGATCCGCTTGCGGACTTTTCCTACCATCTCATGAACTGGGTGATGCCGAGCGGCGATGAAACGCGCGGATCACTGTCGTCCATCCCGGACCTGAAGGCGCACGGCATTCCGACCATGGAGGAATATGTCGATATGTATTGCGAGCATACCGGCCGTGATGGGTTGCCGGAGCTCGACTATTATTTCGCATACAACGCGTTCCGCCTCGCGGGCATCCTGCAGGGCATTGTCGGGCGCGTGCGCGACGGGACAGCCTCCAATGCAAACGCTGCCGCGAATGCCGAGCGTGTGAAGCCTCTCGCAGCCTTTGCCGCAGAGCGGGCGCGCATGGCGGGAATGAAGGGATAAGGATGATGGCGAATATTATTGAAGGACCGCTTCGCAAACCCGCTCAGATGCTGGCGGATCAATCTTATGACGGCCACAAGTCGCTGCATGATGACAGTGAAGCCGAGAGGCTTGGTATCAAGGCCGGCCCGATCGAAGGGCCGACGCATTTCAGCCAGTTCTCACCCTATCTGGTGGACCTGTTCGGCAAGGAATGGTTCGAGCGAGGCTGTTTTTCCACCCATTTCCTCAACATGGTTGTCGAAGGGGAGGCGGTGCGTGTCTTCGTCGAGCCGAAGAACGACACCGAAGCGTATTGCCGCGCCGAAAAAGAGGATGGCACACCGGTTCTGGAAGCGAGCGCGACGCTCGGTCCCGATCACGGCGAGACGCTGCTGCGCGCCCGGATGGCGAAGCTTCGGCCTGCAGGCGATCTGGTCATCCTTGCGGACATGAAAGTTGGATTGACGGGGCAGAGCGAAGAAATCGTTCGCATGGAGCCCGATCAGCATATGGGCGATCTCTATCCGTTCTCGCTGAACCAGAAGCTCCAGAAGATTACCGAACCGATGGACTGGTATTATGATGCCGATGCCTCGCCGTGGGGACGTGCCATCGTGCCGACCGAAATGGTGTCCGTGTTGGGAAACTATACGGGCGGCATGGTCAAATGGCCGATCAAGAAACCATCGATTGGCCTGTTTGCTGACCTCGAAATCATGATGGTGGACGGCCCGTTATTTGTGGGTGCGACCTACAAGCTGAAACGGGAAGTCGTCGCGCTGTCCCAGAGCCGCCGCGTCGAGAATTACTGGGTTGAGACGAGCTTCTACGACGAAGCTGGCGAAACCCTCAAAGCCAAGATGCTGCTCAATCATGGGATCATGAAGGCGAGCTATCCGGACTATCCGAAAGAGTTGCTTCCGGCCTAATCGGACGCCGCGCAGCCCGCTTCATTATAGTCCCGCTGAAAGATGTAAGTCTGCTCGGCGATGGGGACGGTGACGTCTTTGTATACGGTGTTGACCGGGTCGCTCCAGCTTTGTGCGAACCGCTCCATATGGGCGATGCGGTCACCCAGAAAGCGCTTCAGGTGCGCGGCATCGATCATGCCCCAATACTCATT
This window harbors:
- a CDS encoding phosphotransferase family protein, producing the protein MSEAENAQEMFTGTKEVAESHKFDESKLAQWMEANVEGYEGPLTVKQFKGGQSNPTYKLFTPGKTYVLRRKPPGKLLPSAHAVDREFRVINALYPTGFPVARPYGLCTDESVIGTIFYVMDCVDGRILWDGTLPEYEPAMRRKIYEAKVKTFADLHNTDWRAIGLEGFGKEGDYVARQIHRWTKQYKASETEHVEDMEKLIEWLPKNIPPGDTTTIVHGDYRLDNMVLHPTEPKVIAVLDWELSTLGDPLADFSYHLMNWVMPSGDETRGSLSSIPDLKAHGIPTMEEYVDMYCEHTGRDGLPELDYYFAYNAFRLAGILQGIVGRVRDGTASNANAAANAERVKPLAAFAAERARMAGMKG
- the xseA gene encoding exodeoxyribonuclease VII large subunit, with amino-acid sequence MSEEAPSNIAELSVSELAANLKRTIETNFDHVRVRGELGRVTIARSGHMYADIKDDKAVLNTVMWKGSVQRLPFKPEEGLEIVAEGRLSIYAGRSNYQMIADFMRPAGAGALMALLEERKKKFAAEGLFDERHKKALPYLPQTVGVVTSPTGAVIRDILHRIRERFPVRVILWPALVQGDKAASQIEAGIRGFNALPEADRPDVLIVGRGGGSIEDLWPFNEENVVRAAFESEIPLISAVGHETDTTLIDFVSDARAPTPTGAAEIAVPVRSDLLIAIEDREQSLKRALARRVRHDRDRLRASRLPRLETLIAQKRQTVDYLETGLRSGLSSAIKTKQIHLTRAGARLRPEPLKTETRRNRQKLIDVAVRARPALSRIIESNRTALASEAKLLETLSYQATLDRGFAIVKDGAGKVLKDASEANADETLDITLSKGSLEAIVSGTKKAAAKKPPPKTAKNKPKPKSESKPPPQGSLF
- the purD gene encoding phosphoribosylamine--glycine ligase; the encoded protein is MKILLLGSGGREHSLAWKIAQSPLVDEVFCAPGNPGMDKIGPCFDLDPTDLKAVQELALQIVPDLIIIGPEGPLAAGVSDALRARGFDVLGPSQTAAQLESSKGFAKDLMKKYGVPTAAYGRFTDLTDALEYLEQMSAPYVIKADGLAAGKGVVIAQTLEEAENTVEEFMTGKFGEASTEVVIEEFMDGEEASVFVMTDGEGAIYLPVAQDHKRVGDGDTGPNTGGMGAYAPAPIVDARTLELVQTLIVEPLLSGMAEDDMPYQGVLYVGIMVTPSGPKVVEFNARFGDPECQVLMAGLPGDIVPALLVCATGGLVSSHAALCDMMGLTEFKPSAVVVMAAKGYPGKAEKGSVIAGVDKADGIDGVTVFHAGTDMNEKGELLASGGRVLGVTATGNDLKQAVDRAYQGVGAIEWPEGFYRKDIAHRALKKA
- a CDS encoding PA2169 family four-helix-bundle protein — its product is MTNKNIDALNDVTKTLIDSQKGYEKVCAMSDDSYALRGKFQSLAAERADLIQSFQNQVRSFGGEPETSGGTGGSLHRAWADFTSLFQDDEHAALEAVEGGEEHLAKEAASKLEDKDLDMVTRELLQRAQASACYGERFAEMAEDARS